Below is a genomic region from Pseudomonas sp. JQ170C.
ATAGCTCGGCGCAATGATGCTGCGAAAGCCGTATTCCTCAAGGGCCCATGGCGCGTGTTCGCGACTGGAGCCGCAACCGAAGTTCTCACGGGCCAGCAACACGCTGGCGCCCTGGTAACGGTCGTGGTTCAAGACGAAATCCGCGTTCTTCGGACGCTTGCTGTTGTCCTGGTACGGCTGGCCGACATCCAGGTAGCGCCACTCGTCGAACAGGTTGGGGCCAAAGCCGGTGCGCTTGATCGACTTCAAGAACTGCTTGGGAATGATCTGGTCGGTGTCGACGTTGGCGCGATCCAATGGCGCGACCAGGCCGGTGTGCTGGGTAAAGGCTTTCATGCTGCGCTCCCTTGGATCAACTCACGTACATCGACAAAACGACCGGTCACTGCGGCGGCGGCGGCCATGGCCGGGCTCACCAGATGGGTACGACCACCAGCACCCTGGCGACCTTCAAAGTTGCGGTTGGAGGTCGAGGCGCAATGCTCGCCGCTCTCCAGGCGATCCGGGTTCATCGCCAGGCACATGGAGCAACCGGGCTCACGCCACTCGAAGCCGGCTTCCAGGAAGATCTTGTCCAGGCCCTCTTTTTCGGCCTGGGCTTTGACCAGGCCCGAGCCCGGCACCACGATGGCCTGCTTGATGGTCGAGGCCACCTTGCGGCCCTTGGCGATCACCGCAGCGGCACGCAAGTCTTCAATCCGCGAGTTGGTGCAGGAGCCAATGAACACCCGGTCGAGCTGAATGTCGGTAATCGCCTGGTTGGCGCTCAAGCCCATGTACTTCAAGGCGCGCTCGATGGAGCCGCGCTTGACCAGGTCGGCCTCGGCAGCCGGGTCCGGTACGCACTGGTCAACCGCCAGCACCATTTCCGGCGAGGTGCCCCAACTGACCTGTGGCTTGATCTGCGCAGCATCGAGTTCGACCACGGTGTCAAACACAGCATCGGCGTCGGAAACCAGGTCTTTCCAGGCTTCTACCGCGTGTGCCCACTGCTCGCCACTCGGCGCGTAGGGACGGCCCTTGACGTATTCGACGGTCTTCTCGTCGGTGGCCACCAGGCCTACCCGGGCACCGGCTTCGATGGACATGTTGCAGATGGTCATGCGGCCTTCGACGGACAAGTCGCGAATGGCGCTGCCGGCAAACTCGATGGCATGGCCGTTGCCGCCTGCGGTGCCGATCTTGCCGATCACGGCCAGGACGATGTCCTTGGCGGTAACGCCGAAAGGCAACTGGCCTTCGACGCGCACCAGCATGTTCTTCATTTTCTTGGCCACCAGGCACTGGGTGGCGAGCACATGCTCGACCTCGGAGGTGCCGATGCCGTGGGCCAGGGCACCGAAGGCGCCGTGGGTGGAGGTGTGCGAGTCGCCGCAGACCACGGTCATGCCCGGCAAGGTTGCACCCTGCTCCGGGCCAATGACGTGGACGATCCCCTGGCGCACGTCGTTCATCTTGAATTCGGTAATGCCGTACTCATCGCAGTTTTCGTCGAGGGTCTGGACCTGCAGGCGCGACACCTGGTCGACGATGGCCTCGATACCGCCTTTGCGCTCAGGCGTGGTCGGCACGTTGTGATCGGGTGTGGCGATGTTGGCATCGATGCGCCAGGGTTTGCGATTGGCCAGGCGCAGGCCCTCGAAGGCTTGCGGCGACGTCACTTCATGAATGATATGACGGTCGATATAGATCAGCGCCGAACCATCGTCGCGCTGCTTGACCAAATGCGAATCCCAGAGCTTGTCGTAGAGCGTTTTGCCGGCCATCAGACTGTTCCTCATCAGCGTCTTTCTATGCCAATAACCCCTTGGCTTGTACGGACGATGCTATGACGGTAGATTGAATAACTCAAATTCATAATTTTTATGCTTTGGATAACTCAAGGGAATACCTGAGCCGTGGACCTCGCCAACCTCAACGCTTTTATTGCCGTGGCTGAAACCGGCAGCTTTTCGGGGGCTGGCGAACGCCTGCACCTGACTCAACCTGCGATCAGCAAACGTATCGCCGGGCTTGAGCAACAGCTGGACCTGCGCCTGTTCGATCGCCTCGGGCGAGAGGTCAACCTCACGGAAGCCGGCCGGGCCCTGCTGCCGCGTGCCTACCAGATCATCAACGTGCTGGAAGACACCCGCCGCGCCCTCACCAACCTCACGGGTGAAGTGGCAGGACGCCTGACCCTCGCCACCAGCCACCACATCGGCTTGCACCGTTTGCCCCCGGTTCTACGGGCCTTCACCCGCCAATACCCTGAGGTAGCACTGGATATACAGTTCCTGGATTCGGAAGCTGCCTACGACGAGATCCTCCATGGGCGCGCAGAAATTGCCGTCATCACCCTGGCGCCCGAGCCGCACCCACTGGTCAAGGCGGTGCCCGTCTGGGACGACCCGCTGGATTTCGTCGCCGCCCCGGAACACCTGCTGGCCCGCAATGGCTCAGTGAGCCTTGCCGATGTCGCCCACCACCCGGCGGTGTTTCCAGGGGGTAATACCTTTACCCATCACATCGTCCAGCGGCTGTTCGAGGCCCAGGGCCTGACGCCAAACATCGCCATGAGCACCAACTACCTGGAAACCATCAAGATGATGGTTTCCATCGGCCTGGCGTGGAGTGTGCTGCCACGTACTATGCTCGATGAGCAGGTTGCGCCTATCGCTTTGCCGGGCATACAGCTGTCCCGCCAGCTAGGCTACATTCTGCACACCGAGCGAACGCTCTCGAATGCCGCCAAAGCCTTCATGGCCCTGCTCGACAGCCATGCTCGGCACCCCTGAGCCATTGAGGTAGAACCCGGTCAGTAGGACCCTCAAGGACGCGTCACCTGCCAAAGGTCTGGTACCGATGCCCAAATCAGCAAACCGCTTTCCGCGCCTGCCACGCATCCATGCGGCGGACCCCCAGGCGTCGGAGCAGACCTGGGAGAACGCCCCACAAT
It encodes:
- a CDS encoding LysR family transcriptional regulator, yielding MDLANLNAFIAVAETGSFSGAGERLHLTQPAISKRIAGLEQQLDLRLFDRLGREVNLTEAGRALLPRAYQIINVLEDTRRALTNLTGEVAGRLTLATSHHIGLHRLPPVLRAFTRQYPEVALDIQFLDSEAAYDEILHGRAEIAVITLAPEPHPLVKAVPVWDDPLDFVAAPEHLLARNGSVSLADVAHHPAVFPGGNTFTHHIVQRLFEAQGLTPNIAMSTNYLETIKMMVSIGLAWSVLPRTMLDEQVAPIALPGIQLSRQLGYILHTERTLSNAAKAFMALLDSHARHP
- the leuD gene encoding 3-isopropylmalate dehydratase small subunit codes for the protein MKAFTQHTGLVAPLDRANVDTDQIIPKQFLKSIKRTGFGPNLFDEWRYLDVGQPYQDNSKRPKNADFVLNHDRYQGASVLLARENFGCGSSREHAPWALEEYGFRSIIAPSYADIFFNNSFKNGLLPIILSDEEVDALFKQVEADPGYQLTIDLQEQTVTRPDGKVLRFEIDAFRKHCLLNGLDDIGLTLQDSDAIATFEAKHRASQPWLFRDA
- the leuC gene encoding 3-isopropylmalate dehydratase large subunit; translated protein: MAGKTLYDKLWDSHLVKQRDDGSALIYIDRHIIHEVTSPQAFEGLRLANRKPWRIDANIATPDHNVPTTPERKGGIEAIVDQVSRLQVQTLDENCDEYGITEFKMNDVRQGIVHVIGPEQGATLPGMTVVCGDSHTSTHGAFGALAHGIGTSEVEHVLATQCLVAKKMKNMLVRVEGQLPFGVTAKDIVLAVIGKIGTAGGNGHAIEFAGSAIRDLSVEGRMTICNMSIEAGARVGLVATDEKTVEYVKGRPYAPSGEQWAHAVEAWKDLVSDADAVFDTVVELDAAQIKPQVSWGTSPEMVLAVDQCVPDPAAEADLVKRGSIERALKYMGLSANQAITDIQLDRVFIGSCTNSRIEDLRAAAVIAKGRKVASTIKQAIVVPGSGLVKAQAEKEGLDKIFLEAGFEWREPGCSMCLAMNPDRLESGEHCASTSNRNFEGRQGAGGRTHLVSPAMAAAAAVTGRFVDVRELIQGSAA